A single window of Nicotiana sylvestris chromosome 3, ASM39365v2, whole genome shotgun sequence DNA harbors:
- the LOC138888327 gene encoding uncharacterized protein — translation MRVRCMQPKCPWILAASKDGRSNNFKVKRYCLVHKCYKTNKNKLCNSRYLAKHYKDKIVCQPNMKIWELKKLIKDELDMYVGRSTVHRARAKILKEIIGDVHAEFKRLYDYRDILLQTNPGTTCVVKVEDQGEGKLVFNSFYVCFYAMKKGWSEGCRRIIGLDGCVLKGIYKGQLLVAVSKDGNNQMFPIAWAIVEVENSFTWTWFMKCVTHDLEL, via the coding sequence ATGAGGGTAAGATGCATGCAACCAAAATGTCCATGGATCTTGGCTGCAAGCAAAGATGGCAGATCCAACAATTTTAAGGTAAAAAGGTATTGTCTTGTCCACAAGTGttacaaaacaaataaaaacaagCTTTGCAACTCCAGATACCTAGCAAAGCATTACAAGGATAAGATTGTGTGTCAACCAAATATGAAAATTTGGGAGCTAAAGAAACTCATTAAGGATGAACTGGACATGTATGTTGGTAGGTCTACTGTACATAGAGCTAGAGCAAAAATTCTAAAGGAGATAATAGGTGATGTGCATGCTGAGTTCAAGAGACTCTATGATTATAGAGATATTCTATTACAGACAAATCCAGGTACAACTTGTGTTGTGAAGGTAGAAGACCAAGGTGAAGGCAAGCTTGTCTTCAATTCATTTTATGTTTGCTTCTATGCTATGAAAAAAGGATGGTCTGAAGGTTGCAGAAGGATAATTGGCCTTGATGGTTGTGTTCTGAAAGGCATTTATAAGGGTCAACTTCTTGTAGCAGTATCAAAGGATGGAAATAATCAGATGTTTCCTATAGCTTGGGCCATTGTAGAGGTTGAAAACAGTTTCACTTGGACATGGTTTATGAAGTGTGTGACTCATGACTTAGAGCTTTAA